From a region of the Salarias fasciatus chromosome 6, fSalaFa1.1, whole genome shotgun sequence genome:
- the fbxo8 gene encoding F-box only protein 8: MGQALWRLPPRQQQQLQEELADRLADGEGGGGARREPGRDGGAQRRAPQHCYGPDIYHLLRTRRGGKEQHGFIDLEMLPPELGITILSYLNATDLCLAGCVWQDLGNDEYLWQGLCKSTWGHCSIYNRRLPAGFSYRRLYLQLDEGSLTFNANAQEGISYFMSKGILVDHPTELAKFIFYTRRLNWKMLRIYLDERRDVLDELVTLHNFSNQFLPNALRDFFRHIHAPEERGEYLETLITKFSHRFCACNPTLVRELGLSPDAVYVLCYSLILLSIDLTSPHVKNKMSKREFIRNTRRAAHNVSDDFVGHLYDNIYLIGHVAA; this comes from the exons aTGGGTCAGGCACTGTGGAGGCTGCCTCccagacaacagcagcagcttcaggaagAGCTCGCAGACCGATTGGCTGAcggagaaggaggaggcggggccaggCGGGAGCCAG ggagagatggaggagcgCAGAGAAGAGCTCCACAGCACTGCTACGGTCCAGACATCTACCACCTGCTGAGAACACGCCGaggag GTAAGGAGCAGCACGGGTTCATCGACCTGGAGATGCTTCCTCCGGAGCTGGGCATCACCATCCTGTCCTACCTGAACGCCACGGACCTGTGCCTGGCCGGCTGCGTGTGGCAGGACCTGGGGAACGACGAGTACCTGTGGCAGGG gCTGTGTAAGTCCACGTGGGGACACTGCTCCATCTACAACAGACGGCTCCCTGCTGGCTTCTCCTACAGACGGctgtacctgcagctggacGAAGGCAGCCTGACCTTCAACGCCAACGCTCAGGAG GGCATCAGCTACTTCATGTCCAAAGGAATCCTGGTGGATCACCCCACCGAGCTGGCCAAGTTCATCTTCTACACCAGACGGCTCAACTGGAAGATGCTGAGGATTTATCTGGACGAGAG gagggaCGTGCTGGATGAGCTGGTCACCCTCCATAACTTCAGCAACCAGTTCCTGCCCAACGCCCTGCGGGACTTCTTCAGACACATCCACGCTCCGGAGGAGCGCGGGGAGTACCTGGAGACGCTCATCACCAAGTTCAGCCACAGGTTCTGTGCCTGCAACCCCACGCTGGTCCGAGAGCTGGGCCTCAGCCCCG ACGCCGTGTACGTGTTGTGCTACAGCCTGATCCTGCTGTCCATCGACCTGACCAGCCCGCACGTCAAGAACAAGATGTCCAAGAGGGAGTTCATCAGGAACACCCGCCGCGCGGCGCACAACGTCTCCGACGACTTCGTGGGACACCTCTACGACAACATTTACCTGATCGGCCACGTGGCCGCGTAG